Part of the Cryptococcus neoformans var. grubii H99 chromosome 2, complete sequence genome is shown below.
AAAAGCCACATGTAAAGTCTGGACTTGAGAGGAGACTTACCTTTCCATGGCCTTCTCTTCCGCACGCTCCACCGTGATACTGCCCTCCGCCTTGCGCATTCTCGCGTTGTattccttgtccttttcgCCTTGTTCCCTCGCCTTTTCGCCGGCCAAGAATCGGTTGTCTTTTCTGAGCTCGCGAATCGCaccctttctctctttcttgtAAAGAGCTTTGAGCTTGGCCGAAGCATTGCGTTCGGTATCAGGATCGTAGTGCTTGCCAGGCGCAAAGTTCTCCTCGAACCGAGGGGCATAGGAAGCGATAGGAATCGGTTTGTGAGACTGGAGAGTAAGAGGGCGACGAGTACTGAGAGTGTTGCTGAGGCGCTTGGACAAGGCGGTCAACGTAGATGTCAATACCATGTTGAGCTCGCTGGATAACTTTTTAGTCCTTGACTGTTCCAGGACCTGTTTTACAGGACTCATCAACTCGACGAAAGCCTCTGAGTCGAGATACAAGCCGGCGAATTTGTCAACGAGTCTGCACGCAACAACAACCAGTCCGCCCTTGAGTTGCTCCGCCTCTACCTCGTCTTGATCTCCGACGGCAGTAATAGCAGACCCAAGGTCCAGTGGTTGCGAAGGAACGACGGACGAGGGAAGATTCAAGTAAAGGGATGTAGACGGCACTTTTAAATCAGGGTATGTCCTGTTGACCTCTGCACCCTTGcggcgaggaaggaggacgaggattgACGAAGCAACAAAGTTGATTGCCTCTGGCAAAATCCGCTTTGAAAGTGATTCATACTTGGACATAGTCAGTATATCGTTTATAGGGTGAGATGGGCGTGCAACTTACTTGGGCTAAAAGAGAACACAGGAACAAACCAGATGTCAGATCACGCAGCGATCGGACGCGGCTTTGAGACAGATACTGCCCCATCAGCAAGACTGCGGGCACAACCACTGGATGCGAATAGTCACTAGTAGACCAGAACAAACCGACCAACCTCAGCAGAGCCAGCTCGGGCGCACCAGGAAACGTTTTGGAATCGGGTCTAGTGGCACCTCGAGCTAGTCCACGAGAAAGATTTTTCTGCATGAGCTTGATTTTTTCGACAAAATGTGCAGCAGCAGTGATGGGATTTAACTTGGCGAGGGCGGTGAGATGCGGAACAAGTGTTTGGATGAgagaaaatggaggagaaggacgagaagaaagaatgaGGACATAATCGATCAGTACGCCAAGGAAATCCTGTTTGAACGGTAGTCAGTGAGAGAGTATGACAACAGCACATGTCAAAACCGACCTGGagcttttccttgttgcCTTGAGCCAGACTAGGGTGATACAATGCTCTGATACGCTGAACGACAGTAGGTAACGCACTGTCCTCCAAAGGATCAACTATTTCTTCAAATTCTTCGATATTCGCAGGACACGGAAATGTGTAGGGGATTTCCTTGACCTTTTCTGCCTTTgcagccttctttcctttggttCTCTTGACAACAGGTTCTACCTCTTCACTCTCAGATGCTGACACCTCTTCACTTTCATTCAAATCTTCCATAGCAGACTCAGCATcgctttcatcttcttcttccgcgtcttcgtcaacgctttcttcctcttccctactatcctcgtcatcttgCTCGCCGTCAGACCCAGCTTCGCTTCCAGAAAGGACCATAGTTTCGATCTGTTCCCTTGTCAAACCCGGACCCAACAAcgcctcatcttccacgtaatcatcctccaaatcatCCGCATCGGGTTTCTTGTCATCCGCCTTTCGCTTCTTTCTtgacccttcttcttcctcaccatcCGAGACACTCTCGCCCCTCATTCGACGCAATCGCTTCGCCTCTGCCTTTTCAAgattttccttctcttcaaaaGCAAGCTCCTCTTCGGTCTTGGTTCTGTTCTTGGGCTTGGCTCGTGCGTCGAAAGCAAGAGAACGAACGATTTGGTCAtactctccatctccaatGACTTCCCCTCCTGGTATAGGCATGGGGGTAGGGTGAGGTTTCGATGTGGTAGGGAAGAGGGTAGCAGCAGGGGTAGTTGGAGCGTTTTCAGCGAGAAGCATCTGCAAATCTGCAATGTCGTCATCGAGTTCTTCACGAAGCTCGGCATCCATCTCTCGCTGCTGTTGGCGCTCATACTTGTGCTCCTTGGATTTAGCAATGATCTCGGCCATAACTTCCTGTTTggattttttcttttcggGCTGAGTTCGTATAAATTAGCCCCCATGTGTGAAGTACAATAGCAAGCACCTACCAGGTCTTCCTCCATTGCCTCTTCAAATCCACCAAAATGAACTCTACTGACCACACTTTTGTCGATTCTCCCAGCTctgttctcttcctcatcctcgtcttcgtcgGCCAGACCTTGGGCGACAAAATCGTCACCAGGAAGATCCATTACACTCCTCCCACCGTGTGTTAAACCACCCAAAGCAAATCCATCATCCAGTTCGCCGAAAggctcatcttcatcttccaggTTGAACATTCCTTTTTTGCCTTGGCCACGTTGACGCTCTCGGGTGTATCGCTCAAGCATACGGTCTTCGATGGACATGGACGGGTCATTTTCACCGAATCGCCTGTCCCTAAAGGTACCGCGATGGTCACGAAGCTGATGTTCAGGCAAAAGCGTCTTCTTTCGCTACAAACCAACGCTATCAGATATGACTGGAGGCGAGTGGACAGGAGCTACACACCTGTTCTAACCCAGCCTGCTTGCTTGCACTGGGCTTACCTACAACACCCTTGAGATTCCTCCCTCCAACGTCATGCTTTACTCGGGTTTCCCGCTCATCGAATTTGTTGAGATTTTTTCTGATCTCCTCGAGTTTTTCGAGCTTCTTTGCTCTGTCCGTCTCGCGCGCACCGCCTTTCTTATATGCtttcttgtcctttttaGAGTGTGTCTTCCTCGACAGGCCTGCAGTATTAAGAGCAGCCTTGAGCTGTGCGAGCTGTGAGGGTGCCATGGTGCGCggtgggaggagagaagtgACGGCAAGATGTATTTGACAAGATTTTGTTTGGCGTGAGCGGAGACGGGTTAATGTCCGCGTGGGGGGAATACATAGTGGAGGACGGCTGTCGGTGTCCGTATCACTGTGCGTAACAACTGAATGTGTGTACTACTGCACCTGCAACTTCCTCCCTGCCACAGCCACTAGCACCACTCTCGCTGCTCCATGCAGCCCGGGCCTTCCAAAGACAGGGACTATTCCTTTGCGAGGCTGTGCCATCTTACCCCACACCTCGCCCTCAAAATGTCAGTCCCCGCCCCCGCGCCGTGCCGTCGCTCACTTCCCGCAGCACCTCCCTCCAAGGCAGCCTGCCCAAGCACCCTTTCTCCCGCGCACTCCATAGCCCCGCTCTAGCACACCAAGGTCTTCAACAGCAGTACGTGTCCCCAGCTCCCGTCCAGCCAACTCTCACCCTCCACAGAACCCCGTCCGACCTCTATGTCACCTGCCAGCTATGGGCCGACGGCAAACAATACTCGCTCCCGTTTAGAACGGCACACAAAGATTTCCCCCGCGGATACACGTACGTACAGATGCATTTTCCGACATCGATCTGACAGTCCTCAAGGTGGAACTCTGTCGTGATTTTTCCCATAACATATCCATCTTTACTATTGTCTTCACAGATAGCATTCACTATATGGGATGTACAGGGGTCTGGAAAGGCTATACCTGTGGGCGGTACCACTATGAGTCTGTTCAACTCTAAGCGGTATATCTCACTCTGCTGCGACCCATTCATTTACTGACCAACCCAAATTTAGCACTCTAAAGCGGGGACAGCAACGGCTATATGTCCACAGGAATGTCCAAGCAGATCCAAGCTTGAACACCACTACACCAAGCGAGTTTCCCgatgaaaaagaggatgagatgggaagGCTTGAAAGAGTGAGTGATGGCGCTAAGCCGTCTATGGACAGGGCATGCTAGCTGCTAACCATTTGCACAGTTAGTCAAGGATTTCGAAAGAGGGGATATCCTCAAAATAGATTGGCTTGATCGACTTACCTTTCGTCAGATTGAGAAGGCCCACTCGGTAAGTATACACGGTCTCTGATG
Proteins encoded:
- a CDS encoding nucleolar protein 14, with protein sequence MAPSQLAQLKAALNTAGLSRKTHSKKDKKAYKKGGARETDRAKKLEKLEEIRKNLNKFDERETRVKHDVGGRNLKGVVGKPSASKQAGLEQRKKTLLPEHQLRDHRGTFRDRRFGENDPSMSIEDRMLERYTRERQRGQGKKGMFNLEDEDEPFGELDDGFALGGLTHGGRSVMDLPGDDFVAQGLADEDEDEEENRAGRIDKSVVSRVHFGGFEEAMEEDLPEKKKSKQEVMAEIIAKSKEHKYERQQQREMDAELREELDDDIADLQMLLAENAPTTPAATLFPTTSKPHPTPMPIPGGEVIGDGEYDQIVRSLAFDARAKPKNRTKTEEELAFEEKENLEKAEAKRLRRMRGESVSDGEEEEGSRKKRKADDKKPDADDLEDDYVEDEALLGPGLTREQIETMVLSGSEAGSDGEQDDEDSREEEESVDEDAEEEDESDAESAMEDLNESEEVSASESEEVEPVVKRTKGKKAAKAEKVKEIPYTFPCPANIEEFEEIVDPLEDSALPTVVQRIRALYHPSLAQGNKEKLQDFLGVLIDYVLILSSRPSPPFSLIQTLVPHLTALAKLNPITAAAHFVEKIKLMQKNLSRGLARGATRPDSKTFPGAPELALLRLVGLFWSTSDYSHPVVVPAVLLMGQYLSQSRVRSLRDLTSGLFLCSLLAQYESLSKRILPEAINFVASSILVLLPRRKGAEVNRTYPDLKVPSTSLYLNLPSSVVPSQPLDLGSAITAVGDQDEVEAEQLKGGLVVVACRLVDKFAGLYLDSEAFVELMSPVKQVLEQSRTKKLSSELNMVLTSTLTALSKRLSNTLSTRRPLTLQSHKPIPIASYAPRFEENFAPGKHYDPDTERNASAKLKALYKKERKGAIRELRKDNRFLAGEKAREQGEKDKEYNARMRKAEGSITVERAEEKAMEREKAKEKRRAGRG